From the genome of Homalodisca vitripennis isolate AUS2020 chromosome 8, UT_GWSS_2.1, whole genome shotgun sequence, one region includes:
- the LOC124367848 gene encoding uncharacterized protein LOC124367848, with product MYFSTLALLLLATVTSGLQVFGDYGEVSDYKRQEGGEEGGLDHSGHWTAGGSDHEGRGHGEKLHNSHFYGGSGEVGEGGSKAGGHLKQKVTKGYQNYHHKDEVGRTTSYIDTSGDSGDHYGNYDSDRAWGSHGHGGSHRDHHASGYSGQNGLTGQKFSQKKGDYKGNIAEVIYAKKPTYYSKPYQPQVPYPYYFY from the exons ATGTACTTCTCTACCCTCGCTCTACTACTGCTGGCGACCGTCACGTCCGGCCTACAG GTGTTTGGGGACTATGGGGAGGTCTCAGATTACAAGCGTCAGGAAGGAGGCGAGGAGGGTGGACTGGACCACTCTGGTCATTGGACTGCCGGGGGGTCGGACCATGAGGGACGAGGCCACGGGGAGAAACTGCACAACTCTCACTTCTATGGTGGTTCAG GAGAAGTGGGGGAGGGCGGCAGCAAGGCAGGAGGCCATCTGAAGCAAAAAGTGACCAAGGGCTACCAGAACTACCACCACAAGGACGAGGTGGGCCGGACTACGAGCTACATCGACACATCCGGAGACTCCGGAGACCACTACGGCAACTATGACTCGGACCGTGCCTGGGGTAGTCACGGGCACGGTGGATCACACAG GGACCATCATGCCTCTGGGTACTCCGGTCAGAACGGACTGACAGGCCAGAAGTTCTCCCAGAAGAAAGGGGACTACAAGGGAAACATTGCGGAAGTTATCTACGCCAAGAAACCAACTTACTACTCGAAACCATACCAGCCCCAAGTTCCTTACCCCTACTACTTCTACTAA